GGATGGCAGCAGGAGAAATTTCCGAAAGGTATAAGGGAACCACAATAGAGGCAATACCTACCCCTAACCCTCCGATCAGCCGGGCAGCAATCAGCCAGTTCAGGGAAGTCGCGACCGAGCAGCCTACTGCAGAAAACAAAAATAGCACAGAGGAGAGAAACAATAATTTTTTGCGTCCAAGACGATCACTTAAGTCGCCCGAAAACGCCACTCCGAGAATACAACCAACCAAAGCAGAGGAAACAAACCAGCCCTCCTGAAAAGGACTTAAGCCGAACTGCTTTTGTACAAAAGGCAGCACTCCTGATATCACTGCCATATCGAAACCAAAAAGCAAACCTCCAAGAGAGGCAACCAGGCAAATGATACCCAGATAAATTTTATAATTGTTATTCATATGACAAGTATTTGGTTGTATTTAGGATATTCGTTACAGCTGGATCTCGTTTTTAAGAAAGGCTTTGATGACTTTCAGCTTTTCTTTTCCGGGATTCAGTAATTTATAGTTTTGTGTAGCTGCCGGAATGACAAAAGTTTCTGCGTAATGGAAAATGCCAACCCGTTCTCCATTGATTTCCACTGCAACAGCAGTACCTTCCACCAACATCAGTACATGACAACTATCTTCCGTAGCCACCGCCATTTCCGTATCAAACTCCAACCGGTGTACATCATAAAAATGATCTTCATGGGTTGGTAAGTGAATCAGTTCCCAATCTGCCCCTTTCTCTAATGATACCGGGATTGAGATCAGTTCCTGTTCGACTAATTTTCCTTTGCGTTCGAACCTGAGGTTATTAAATGCATGTGCAATATTTATCGGTCGTGGATTTCCATGGAGATCAAGCGAAAGCCAGTCGTACATTTTAAAGGTGAAGATATAGGGTGTTGCGCTGATCTCCAGCACCATATTGTTCCGTCCTGAGCTATGTACTGTGCCATTTGGAATCAGAAAGAGCTCATGTTTAACAGAGGGAAAACTCCGTACATATTTTTCTATGGCGATTTCTTCATTTTTCAACTGACTGTTTTCCAAAGCCAGGCGAAATTCTGCCGGGTTAATATCGTCCTGAAACCCTAAATAAACCTTTGCTCCCGGTGCCGCATCCAGGATATAGTAGGTCTCATCCTGTGTAATGGTTTCTCCGAAATTGGCCCTGATATAATTTTTGGAAGGATGGCATTGTATCGAAAGATTTCCACCATTAAAAGTATCCAGAAAATCAAAGCGTATCGGAAAATAAGCTCCGAATGTTTCTGCATGTTTTCCCAAAACAGCCCCGGATTCACATAACATTAAAAAGTCGAAAGACACTTCCAGCAGATTGCCATCACTTTCAAAGACCAATCCATTTTCCGGGCTGATCAATTCAAAAGACCAGGCATAATTCACTTCGTTAACGTTCAAGCCTTTGAGCTTGCTTTTCATCCACTGCCCTCCCCATGAACCACTTTCAAACCAGGGTCTTGCGCGCAGTACAGTATGGCTAAGCTGGTTCAGCCCTTTCAGTAAATCTGCTTTAAACAACCAGTTCAGCTCATGAAGTCTCTGTCCGTCTGCAACAATAGAAATACGCGCCAACAATTCTGCTCTATATCTGTTCAGTACCTCCCAATCAACAAAATAGAAGCGCTTATACATACTAAATGACCGTTCTGAAGCAGATTTCCCCAGGTTAGCGATTGACCTGGCCCTCATCCGGTACTGAATTTCATTTTTTGGGATATCCAGATAGATCACCGGGGCTTCCCTGTTCAATAATCCGGCACCAATACCAATTACAATATTGATGTCTTTTTCCGGGTCCATGTTCAGTTTTAAAAACTCGCTGGATTTAAAGAAATCCTGAAGGTTCAGGTTGCATTTCGTTCCCCAAACCTCATCCTCTCCACCCAAAAAAGGCTTAACCAGTTCATCAACCTCCTTTTCCGGTTTAAGATAATCTGTAGCCTGGTGCCATTTTACAGAAAGGCCCTTCTGATTCAGCTCTTTTTGAATCTGCAATTGAACATCATGAAAAAACACACCTATATATCCATCAATAACTACTGTTTTCTCACTAATGATCCATTCTGCAAGACTGGTATATCCATTAAGTATTTTATGGTCCCCCAGCGCCTGGAAAGGAGACAAAATATAATCATCAACCTTCTGACGGTCAGCATCTAAAACCTGAGCCGGCAATAATGATTGTGAAGTACGTCTCCATTCCTCCCCCATTGTATTTTTATTTATCTGCATTTCGTCCTTTTTAAACTCTTCCAAAGCCCCAATCGTGTGTTCACTATTCATTATATCAATCAACAAATTCCATATGTACAAACATTAACAAACATAAAAAACACGCTTAATAATAAAATAAAAGGCTAAAAAGCAAAACAACAATAGACAACCCTTCATCAAAAAAACATGTATGTACAAACATAGTAATTTAATAAACCATTGCAAATATATTTTCATAATTTTGCGGAGCAGCCAACTACCGGGCTGCTCTTTTAAACGATCCGGATAACATGAAAATAGCACTTAACCATAAAAGCCCGATTCCGCTGCATATACAGGCAGAAGAGTTGTTGCGTAAAATGATAAAGGATCCTCAGTTTCAGAACAATAAGCTATTACCTAATGAAATTGATCTGGCTAAACAACTGGCTATATCGCGGACCACGCTTCGACAGGCTTTAAATAAATTGGTTTATGAAGGCCTGCTGATCCGAAAAAAGGGCGTTGGGACAAAAGTTGCAGACGCGTTGATCAGCTCTAAGTCGGTTAACTGGCTAAGTTTTTCTCAGGAGATGAATGCACGCGGCATTCCGATCAA
This region of Pedobacter steynii genomic DNA includes:
- a CDS encoding class I mannose-6-phosphate isomerase; translated protein: MNSEHTIGALEEFKKDEMQINKNTMGEEWRRTSQSLLPAQVLDADRQKVDDYILSPFQALGDHKILNGYTSLAEWIISEKTVVIDGYIGVFFHDVQLQIQKELNQKGLSVKWHQATDYLKPEKEVDELVKPFLGGEDEVWGTKCNLNLQDFFKSSEFLKLNMDPEKDINIVIGIGAGLLNREAPVIYLDIPKNEIQYRMRARSIANLGKSASERSFSMYKRFYFVDWEVLNRYRAELLARISIVADGQRLHELNWLFKADLLKGLNQLSHTVLRARPWFESGSWGGQWMKSKLKGLNVNEVNYAWSFELISPENGLVFESDGNLLEVSFDFLMLCESGAVLGKHAETFGAYFPIRFDFLDTFNGGNLSIQCHPSKNYIRANFGETITQDETYYILDAAPGAKVYLGFQDDINPAEFRLALENSQLKNEEIAIEKYVRSFPSVKHELFLIPNGTVHSSGRNNMVLEISATPYIFTFKMYDWLSLDLHGNPRPINIAHAFNNLRFERKGKLVEQELISIPVSLEKGADWELIHLPTHEDHFYDVHRLEFDTEMAVATEDSCHVLMLVEGTAVAVEINGERVGIFHYAETFVIPAATQNYKLLNPGKEKLKVIKAFLKNEIQL